GGGCAGTGCGGCGAGCCGGTGCTCGGTCTCGGCGACCCGGGCCTCGCACCAGGCCTCGCGGGACGGGTACGGGTCGGGGTGCAGCAGGTACTCGTCGTTGCACACGATCCCGGTCCCGTGCGCGTACTTCAGCCCCTCCTCCTTGGTGGTGCAGCCGGAGGGCAGGAAGGAGTAGTCGTACAGCAGGAACAGCGGCGCCACGGCCACCGGGCCGCCGGGGCCGTCCCAGACGGGGTAGGGGTCCTCGGGGGTGGTCACGCCGAGTTCCCGGCACATGTCGACCAGGTGCTGGTAGCGGGCGGCGCCGCGCAGGGTGACGGAGTCCTTCGGGTGGGTCCACAGCTCGTGGTTGCCCGGCGCCCAGACGACCTTGCGGAAGCGGCCGGCGAGTGTCTCGAGGGCCCAGCGGATGTCGGCCACGGTCTCCGCCACGTCACCGGCGACGAGCAGCCAGTCGTCGTCCGAGTCGGGGCGCATCTTCTCGACGAGGGCGCGGTTCTCCTCGTAGCCGATGTGCAGGTCACTAATGGCCAGCAGCTGTCCGGCACCGCCGGCCGTCGACGTCACCCTCGCCCCTTTCGATCACACGAATGACACCACGAGAACACAGAGTGCCGCGCCGGTACAAGGCGGGATCTCGTCGGCGGTCCGACAGGGCGGTGTCGGGGTGGGCGGCCGGGGCGGTCAGGAATGATCCGCAATTCCGTAACACGTACGTTGCACGCGGCACCCTTTGATAGCCGTATGATCGCCCCAACACCACCGCCATGAACGTCCCTTCGCACGGGGCGGTTTGGTGTCCCTCCAACCACCCTGCCCGGGCACGGGCCTGCTTTGCCCTGCCCGCGAACCCGAAAGGACGGCCCTGCATGGTCTCTCGCGTACGCGTCTGGCTCAACCGCACGTACGCGGAGAACGTGTTCTTCATGGATCAGCTGCGGAGAAATCCCAGCGATCGGGCCGTCGAGATCCACGCGACGCACGGGGACGCCGACTCACCCGTGCTGGCCGCCGCCGACACCGCCGATCTGGAGCCGGAGGGCCTGTCCCCGGCCGCGTATGTCGAGTACGCGCTCGACCAGTGCCGGCGCCGTGGCATCGACGTCTTCGTGCCGCGGCTGCACCAGTCGGCGATCGTGGCGCACCGCGCGGAGTTCGAGGCGGCCGGTACGGCGCTGCTGGCGCCGCCGCCGGAGGCGGTGGCGGTCTTCCAGGACAAGGTGATCGCGTACGAGGCCGTACAGGCGATCGGGGTGCCGGTACCGCCGTGGTGGCGAGTGCGTACCGCCGACGAACTCGTCGCCGCCGTCGAGGAGTTGGAGGCGGGAGGCTACAGGGCCTGCTTCAAGCCGGCGTCCGGTGCGGGCGGGGTGGGCTTCCGTGTCATCACGCGCGCCCCCTTCTCGCTCACGCACCTCAGCGGGTTCCCGACTCCGTATGTGC
Above is a window of Streptomyces sp. DT2A-34 DNA encoding:
- a CDS encoding metallophosphoesterase, whose product is MTSTAGGAGQLLAISDLHIGYEENRALVEKMRPDSDDDWLLVAGDVAETVADIRWALETLAGRFRKVVWAPGNHELWTHPKDSVTLRGAARYQHLVDMCRELGVTTPEDPYPVWDGPGGPVAVAPLFLLYDYSFLPSGCTTKEEGLKYAHGTGIVCNDEYLLHPDPYPSREAWCEARVAETEHRLAALPDDLPTVLVNHYPLDRHPTDVLWYPEFAMWCGTRLTADWHRRFRVETMVYGHLHIPRTTWHEGVRFEEVSVGYPREWRKRPDPPGRLRRILPREDGDR
- a CDS encoding ATP-grasp domain-containing protein; amino-acid sequence: MVSRVRVWLNRTYAENVFFMDQLRRNPSDRAVEIHATHGDADSPVLAAADTADLEPEGLSPAAYVEYALDQCRRRGIDVFVPRLHQSAIVAHRAEFEAAGTALLAPPPEAVAVFQDKVIAYEAVQAIGVPVPPWWRVRTADELVAAVEELEAGGYRACFKPASGAGGVGFRVITRAPFSLTHLSGFPTPYVQLDLVLDALRRADEPVDWLVMPRLEQPEVSVDCLTGPDNRVRLAIGRVKNGRRRGFTLQEQWLEPARLIAEGFGLHYLSNIQFRMFGETPVLMDVNTRPAGGLHQLSLCGVNVPWLAVQLALGEDPGVVAPPFLGQDYTVVSGPRPLRPVSIPQQRAEVEEPLLPAMPAPTSVDSVESGAAQVLPL